AATGGATTACTGATAATAAAACCCAGCGTCGGCGTACTAACTGATTGAAGGACATAAAACACTTCATTCCCATTAAATGAAAGAACCGTAAACTCCTTTTCATCTTCAAACCCCGGAATGCCTTTTTCAAAATGCCATACGTCTTTTTCATTCAATTCGATTTCACCATGGTACTTTGTTTCGATCTTCATGGAACGAACAGCTCCTTACTTAGATTTCCTGATTCACAACGCTGAAGCTGATGGAGTTCAGCTGCTGCATGTGAATCTTTACTTCTTGTGGTGTATAGCTGATTCTCGGTTTCTGCGCACGCGTATTATTTTCGACGCCGCCTTCAGTAAACTGGATATCAGTCGTGCCGGGGCGATAATTCATTTTTACACTAAATGGTGGTGGAATAAAACCAATGTTAAAGGATGGTGGCGGGCCTTCATAGTTTCTTTTGGCAATTGACTTAATTGGGTCGCCGCCATTTTCAATTTTCATTAGTTCATCGCCTTCTGCAGAAACACGCTGCATGCCTTTTAACACCTCCTGGTTCCCTTCAGCAACCCATTCACGGATGCGGCGGGAAATCGGTTTGATATCCATTGACGCCCAGGCTTCTGTCTGATCAATTGTCAGCCAGCCTTTTGTCGTTGTGATACTCATTTTAGAAGGAGTCTGGGTCAGATCAAGCACTGCCTGTGGCTGCGCAATCTGCTGCTGCCCTCTGGGTGATTCCATCCCGATTTTAGCCTGGGTCTGATTAATTTGTATTTGAGGAATGTTCATTGGTTATTCCCCTTTCTTATCTAAGAAAATCCATCAGTGAAGGCTGAATAATCCGCGACCCTACACTCAACGCTGCTCGATGCACACTCTCCTGCACCTTCATATCTGTAATAACCTTTTCAAAATCGATATCTTCATTATCAGACATGACGCGTGTTGCAATCACTTCTTGTTCACTCACACGTGAATCCATCAGTTCGATCCGGTTATATCTTGCACCGAGTGATGAACGTTCATTGGACAGGTTTGTCATATGTGTATCCATATTCGTTAAAAAGTTATTGATATCGTCACCCGTTGTATTCTCATCTTCAAGTGTCGCAATAATGTTATCGATATCATCAAACATTTCCTGTGAAAATACTGAAGTGCCATCAATGTTCACTTTAATATGGACGCCTTTAGAGAGTTCAATCTCAACGGATTCATTGTTTTCCGGATAGACTCCATTTGCTACATCCAGCGGTTTGTTCGTTGTATCAGTTCCGTTAAATAAATATTTGTCACCGAACTTTGTGTTACCGATTTCTTCAAGGTGCTCTTTTAACTGTTCGACTTCAGCACGTGTCGCTTTTCTCTGTTCGGCATCATACGTATCATTTGAAGTCTGCACAAGCAGTTCACGCAGCCGCTGCATGGCCTGATTCGCTTTATCAAGTGATGAATCAGCGTTTTCGACCCAGTTATAGGCTTCTGAGAAGTTGCGTTTGTATTGCTCAACTTCAGTCAGATTACGGCGGTAAAGTACACCTTTCATTGCGACAACGGGATCATCAGATGGACGTGAAATCTTTTTCTGCGTTGCGATCTGCTCCTGCTGTTTACCCATTTTTTCATAGCTCTGCGTCAGGTTGCGCAGCATGTTACTTGATAGCATTGATTGTGTTACGCGCATTTATTTCACTCCTTATCTGCCGACTAAGCCCATGCCGTTAATGATTTTATCAAGCATTTCATCGACCATCGTAATGTTTCTTGCAGCTGCATTGTATGCATGCTGGAACTGAATCATATTTGTCATTTCTTCATCTAAAGAAACTGAGCTGACTGACATTCGCTTCTCTTCAACGGACTGTTTAAGAATCTCACTGTTTCCAGCAAGACGGTTTGCCTGAAGGCCCTGAACACCAAGCTTACCGATGACCCCTTCATAAAAAGAGTTCATAGAAGCTGTTTCAAGGCGATTATAGTCATTCAGATTGATTGACTCTGCTCCGTCAAAGCCGTCCAGTGTGACCGTTTCGTTCATGAGCCAGTTTTGAATGTTTGATAAGTTGACTGCATTTTTACCATCTCCTGCATTTACATCCCCATCAGCATTCGTTGTAGTTGAAGCTGCGACTTCTTTTGAAGTGATATCACTCATTGAAATCCGTTTTGACGCATTCTCATGATCTGTGCCCAGGTCTCCAAAAAATGACTGACCCGTGTTGCCCTGAAGATCAATTCCTTTTTCGTGAACAGCATTAAAAGTCTGTGAAAATGAATAAGCTAGCCGGTCAAGATTATCAAGCATTTCCGGATATGTTCCTTTTACCTGAGTAGTGCCAGTACTATCCTGATAGCTGTAACCATAAGACTCTATCAACCCTCTGACTCTCCCCTGAGAAAAAAGCAGATTTCCGTTTTCATCTGAGAGTGGAAGTTTTTTCGATGCAATTTCTTTTCCATCACTTGAGAAAATAGTGATTTGATTCACATCATCTGGTGTGGAAGTCGTTAGTTTTCCACTCCCATTCGAAAAGCCCAGCTGATTGTAATCTTTGTTGGCCACAAGTATCTCTTCTTTACCATTCGCTCCCACAATACTGATATTATAAAGGCCCTCCGCTTCATCAGCAGGATCCCCTTCAGATTTTATTGAAGTCACACGGATATCGATGTATCCAGATAGTTCGTCAACGAGAGTATCTCGGCGGTCGTAAAGGTCATTTGGAATGTTGCCATGAGGTTCTACATCACTGATCTGACTGTTCACGCTCGCGATTTGCTGTAGCAGTGAATTCACACTATCCAGTGATACACTGATTTCATTACCAATATTATCTTTGATTTGATTCAGTGAGTCATTCAGATAATGGAATGTATCGACAACTGACTGTCCGCGCTCAAGCACAACGTTTCGCGCGCCATCGTTTTCAGGATAAACTGAAAGGTCCTGAAGCGACTGCCAGAATTCGCCCATTACAGCTCCGAGTCCGTTTGTTGTCGGTTCATTCACGATGTTTTCCATCTCGCTGATTGCACTTGATTTCGAATCCCAGTAGCCAAGTTTATTTGACTCCTGACGATACTGAATATCAAGGAATGAATCCCTCACACGCTGAATCGAGTTCGCTTCAACACCAGTACCCATTTGACCCGGAAGCTGTGGTCTGTTCATCGCTGCAGGCGCAAAAGGAGTTGTTGTACCAAAATTCACGCGCTGTCTTGAATATCCCGGCGTATTCGCATTAGCGATATTATGACCGGTCGTATGTAATGCACTTTGCTGTGTGAAAAGCGCACGTTTTGCTGTTTCAAGTCCCATAAATGTAGAACGCATCGTTGTTCCTCCCTAACGTTAGGCCTGTGAGTCAAACATTGACCTGACAGGCTGGTCGTCTTCACTTTCCTTTGAATAGTTGATTGAATCAGGCTGAGGCATCAGAAGATCCAGGTTGAGTGAAACCAACTGCATAGATTGTGTTAGTAAATCCTGGTTCAGTTCGTTTACTGATTTCAGTTCAATAATGACCTGAAGCAGTTCTTCTTTTTCTGATTGAAAATCTTCATTTGCTTGCAATTGCTGACGCTTTGTCTCCAAAGCGCCAATCGCCTGAATATGTTTTTGTTCATCTTTGATTAACTGATTTAACTGTTCAATATCATTTTCTTTAATCACAGCAGTCTTTCGCTTTGCCAGTTCTAGCAGGCTTTTATGCAGCTTGATCTGCTGTTGGAGAATCGTTTTAATTGATTGTTGAGTCATTTTAGTCCTCCTGTTTGAAGGCTTTGAGTTAAGTAGAAGCGGGTCTGTCCCGGGTCTACAGAAATAACTGTCATGTTATATATCGGATGCTATCTACATTTATCAAGACTTATGAGTACACATTTATAATCAGACCCTGAATTTCCCCTATTGTACTGAGGATATCGAGCCCCTTTTTTTCTTTATCGAGCACTTGATTTGTCAGGTCGATCAGTTTCGTATCGATTTCTTTTACAATCTTATAAACTTTTGTACGTCCTCTCCGGTTAAAACCGCGCTGATCTTCAAGCTGGAGGCCGTTGTTGACCGCTTCCTCCATAAACTTTTTTACAAGGCCTTTATATTTACGCAGATCTTCTACCGTTCTGGAATCAGCCAGTTTCTTGCCCTGGTCTTCAATTTCTGCGCTCATAGCTGTAAGTTTATCCAGCAGTGTCGTTGTACGTTTTTTTGACATAACGTCCTGAAATGAAACTGATTCTTTAGCGATTTGTTCTTTCTTTTGGGTTTTATTTGTTTCTGTTGTACGACCTACGCGTTGTACATCCATTGTGATCCCTCCACTGGGGTAATAGCGAAGGATAGGGTCAGACCCCTGCCTTCAAAGATTTAAAAATGGAGAAGCAAAACTTCTGCTCCTCCACTGATTGTAACATTATTGAAGCAGTTGCAGAATGCCCTGTGGCAGCTGGTTTGCCTGCGCAAGCATTGCCTGTCCTGCCTGGTTAAGAATATTGTTTCTTGTGAACTGTGACATTTCTTTTGCCATGTCAAGGTCACGGATACGTGATTCTGCTGCAGTCAGGTTTTCGTTAGCTGACTGGAGGTTAGTGACTGTATGCTCGAGGCGGTTTTGGAATGCGCCAAGTTTGCTGCGTTGTTCAGAGACTCTTTCGATTGCTGTGTCAATAGTAGTAATTGCACCTGAAGGAGTTGCACTATCAAGCGCTAAACCTGAAATTCCAAGACTTCCTGCGTCCATGTTTTCCAATGTGAGTGTAATATCTTCTCCTTGATTAGCACCAATTTGAAATAGAAATCCACTTGCTGCTGTTCCATCCATTAAAACTTTATTGTTAAACTGAGTCGTTTCAGCAATTCGATCAATTTCTTCAGTCAAAGCATCTGCTTCAGCCTGAATCGCTTCACGATCTTCCGGTTCAAGTGTTCCGTTTGAAGATTGAACGGCAAGCTCACGCATTCTCTGTAAGATATCATGTGTAGAAGCCAATGCACCTTCTGCAGTCTGGATCAATGAAATACCGTCAAGCGCATTACGCTCGGCCATCTCAAGACCACGGATCTGTGAACGCATCTTCTCTGAAATCGCAAGACCTGCTGCATCATCTGCCGCACGGTTAATACGAAGACCTGAAGAAAGTTTCTCAAGACTCTTTGATGTATCATTCATTGTTTGATTTAAGTTTCTGTATGCATTTAACGCCTGGATATTATGGTTAATTCTCATTGATTATTTCCCCGCTTCCATTTTG
This region of Jeotgalibacillus malaysiensis genomic DNA includes:
- a CDS encoding flagellar hook-associated protein FlgL; the encoded protein is MRVTQSMLSSNMLRNLTQSYEKMGKQQEQIATQKKISRPSDDPVVAMKGVLYRRNLTEVEQYKRNFSEAYNWVENADSSLDKANQAMQRLRELLVQTSNDTYDAEQRKATRAEVEQLKEHLEEIGNTKFGDKYLFNGTDTTNKPLDVANGVYPENNESVEIELSKGVHIKVNIDGTSVFSQEMFDDIDNIIATLEDENTTGDDINNFLTNMDTHMTNLSNERSSLGARYNRIELMDSRVSEQEVIATRVMSDNEDIDFEKVITDMKVQESVHRAALSVGSRIIQPSLMDFLR
- a CDS encoding flagellar hook-associated protein FlgK is translated as MRSTFMGLETAKRALFTQQSALHTTGHNIANANTPGYSRQRVNFGTTTPFAPAAMNRPQLPGQMGTGVEANSIQRVRDSFLDIQYRQESNKLGYWDSKSSAISEMENIVNEPTTNGLGAVMGEFWQSLQDLSVYPENDGARNVVLERGQSVVDTFHYLNDSLNQIKDNIGNEISVSLDSVNSLLQQIASVNSQISDVEPHGNIPNDLYDRRDTLVDELSGYIDIRVTSIKSEGDPADEAEGLYNISIVGANGKEEILVANKDYNQLGFSNGSGKLTTSTPDDVNQITIFSSDGKEIASKKLPLSDENGNLLFSQGRVRGLIESYGYSYQDSTGTTQVKGTYPEMLDNLDRLAYSFSQTFNAVHEKGIDLQGNTGQSFFGDLGTDHENASKRISMSDITSKEVAASTTTNADGDVNAGDGKNAVNLSNIQNWLMNETVTLDGFDGAESINLNDYNRLETASMNSFYEGVIGKLGVQGLQANRLAGNSEILKQSVEEKRMSVSSVSLDEEMTNMIQFQHAYNAAARNITMVDEMLDKIINGMGLVGR